A stretch of the Macrobrachium nipponense isolate FS-2020 chromosome 23, ASM1510439v2, whole genome shotgun sequence genome encodes the following:
- the LOC135197052 gene encoding uncharacterized protein LOC135197052 has product MLAGRAFLLLNRATAQVFSTPMAALETAAPVVWEVATRRTSAQLPEATASERTVPTCALGRPSNSVVMGTVAVVWILTGTGTDTGMDKATDTGMGTATGMVGNGEDSNESG; this is encoded by the exons ATGCTGGCGGGTCGTGCATTTCTCCTTCTGAATCGGGCAACTGCACAGGTGTTCTCGACCCCAATGGCTGCTTTGGAGACAGCTGCTCCTGTTGTATGGGAG GTTGCGACGAGACGAACAAGTGCACAGCTGCCGGAGGCTACTGCTTCCGAAAGGACGGTCCCCACGTGTGCCCTGGGAAGGCCTTCAAATTCTGTGGTAATGGGAACTGTCGCTGTTGTGTGGATCCTCACGGGCACGGGCACGGACACGGGCATGGACAAGGCCACGGACACGGGCATGGGCACGGCCACGGGCATGGTCGGTAACG GAGAGGATTCAAACGAAAGTGGCTAA